One Malassezia restricta chromosome III, complete sequence DNA segment encodes these proteins:
- a CDS encoding small subunit ribosomal protein S21e: MENEHGELVDLYVPRKCAATGRLMEAKDHASVQIAVADVDENGKMIPGSTTNIPISGAVRHQAESDDSINRIAQQMGLMKNVWSYQQK, encoded by the exons ATGGAGAACGAACAC GGTGAGCTTGTCGATCTTTACGTGCCCCGCAAGTGCGCTGCCACGGGCCGCCTTATGGAGGCCAAGGACCACGCCTCGGTCCAGATCGCTGTGGCCGACGTGGACGAGAACGGCAAGATGATTCCTGGCTCGACGACCAACATTCCGATCTCGGGCGCCGTTCGTCACCAGGCTGAGAGTGACGACTCGATTAACCGTATTGCGCAACAGATGGGCT TGATGAAGAACGTCTGGTCGTACCAACAAAAGTAA
- a CDS encoding pumilio-family RNA binding repeat protein: protein MMQENTGPDPLAGLPSIHYRHPSSRGAASPLEHPVLLPSAVPPRPAPAPLSLHRTGSWSVHPTVSSPGPHPWDADALTSPPGLLPNGAPGRRRPRRTLTDNATEFLHAVDDLLGSQVSRHGPSHMPLPPPPGNLASHGMEGPLSPKSAAFPMPMEHAFGVESAGPAPLPLGSTKFGFPMPSHAIGSPPIHTQDERAPASDWPLSDVEGPPMWPSMYPPTQTPAPIDPLGYGASTAVLSSSPDDATAPLHAEKSVALVLGDDEPRSHMPPAPPTSHARPDVLDASMQPSAFVNQDLAQRVRSMTLPVDLSVGPMRERTGSVHRAHRAPDSPSSPMSGGRISTHARKSAAAAVAGHGVHGMYARYTPQSPSMASSATICDSPDALDPSSRPGPKRRDEGKWFGRPGTLRLGDTVPIASTGPAVLDDELAPYVRARSQATVHDVHGDEGSVRSRNSSRTRAYERGTGDLGGRFHRRDEGGVPRAVSVPLQDDAAHWELRDVRGQLAEISMDQHGSRLIQEKLDHCTPQERTQVFEELFPESRRLMADVFGNYVIQKLLEYGTREQVRTLGGQLEGHVLSLSLGTYGCRVVQKAFERVDEEQKIRLGQELHPHVLDCVRDQNANHVIQKILEQVPSPHLDFIASAFLGHVPVLASHCYSCRVLQRIFAYCSEEQRRPLLDEMHKDTLRLMQDQYGNYVVQWVLQHGEERDRVAIVGVAKSHLLALSRHKFASNVVEHVIQVAQPADLADLLEELLAPLRASDVEGLPLLLEGTAPLCIATVMMQDQYANYVLQRFLQTLHGHDRERLVQTIRPVLYALRQRQALMAAQSNAASTPYTGSIRIPGGGHIGNKPLLAIERLIEQGP, encoded by the coding sequence ATGATGCAAGAAAATACAGGACCAGATCCATTAGCGGGTCTTCCATCCATTCATTACCGCCATCCCAGCTCGCGTGGTGCCGCCTCGCCCTTAGAGCACCCGGTGCTTCTCCCTAGTGCCGTGCctcctcggccagcgcCCGCCCCCCTCTCGCTGCATCGAACAGGCTCATGGTCGGTGCATCCTACTGTATCATCTCCTGGCCCCCATCCCTGGGATGCAGACGCTCTGACGTCGCCGCCCGGTCTCTTGCCCAACGGCGCCCCTGGACGTCGGCGTCCACGTCGTACACTTACAGATAATGCGACCGAGTTTTTGCATGCTGTGGACGACTTGCTGGGCTCACAGGTGTCACGGCATGGCCCGTCCCACATGCCTCTGCCTCCGCCACCTGGGAATCTCGCTAGCCACGGCATGGAAGGTCCTCTGTCGCCCAAGTCAGCCGCCTTCCCTATGCCGATGGAACACGCTTTTGGTGTGGAATCGGCGGGaccggcgccgctgccgctgggCTCGACCAAGTTCGGCTTTCCTATGCCGAGCCATGCGATTGGGTCGCCGCCGATTCACACGCAGGACGAACGAGCGCCCGCGTCGGACTGGCCGCTTTCGGACGTCGAGGGACCGCCGATGTGGCCGTCCATGTACCCACCGACGCAGACGCCTGCTCCTATCGATCCGCTGGGCTATGGGGCCTCGACTGCTGTGctgtcgtcgtcgccggACGATGCGACAGCGCCGCTCCACGCCGAAAAGTCGGTGGCGCTCGTCTtgggcgacgacgagccgcggTCGCATATGCCGCCCGCTCCGCCGACGAGTCACGCGCGGCCAgatgtgctggatgcgtcgATGCAGCCGTCGGCGTTCGTCAACCAGgacctggcgcagcgcgtgcggtCGATGACCCTGCCGGTCGATCTGTCGGTGGGTCCGATGCGCGAGCGGACCGGCTCGGTGCATCGAGCTCACCGCGCGCCTGACTCGCCGTCATCGCCTATGAGCGGGGGTCGTATCTCTACGCACGCACGCAAatctgccgctgctgccgtgGCCGGCCACGGTGTGCATGGCATGTACGCACGTTACACGCCGCAGTCGCCGTccatggcgtcgtcggcgacgATCTGCGACTCGCctgatgcgctggatccGTCGTCGCGCCCGGGCCCGAAGCGCCGCGACGAGGGCAAGTGGTTTGGTCGGCCGGGCACGCTGCGGCTGGGCGACACGGTGCCGATTGCGTCGACGGGCCCAGCCGTCTTGGACGATGAGCTTGCGCCGTACGTGCGCGCGCGGTCTCAGGCGACGGTGCACGATGTGCATGGTGACGAGGGCTCTGTGCGCTCGCGCAATtcgtcgcgcacgcgcgcgtATGAGCGAGGCACGGGCGATCTCGGCGGCCGCTTCCACCGGCGCGACGAGGGTGGTGTGCCGCGCGCTGTGtcggtgccgctgcaggacgatgcggcgcacTGGGAGCTGCGGGACGTGCGTGGCCAGCTGGCCGAGATCAGCATGGACCAGCACGGCAGTCGGCTGATCCAGGAGAAGCTGGATCACTGCACGCCGCAGGAGCGCACGCAGGTGTTCGAGGAGCTGTTTCCCGAGTCGCGTCGGCTCATGGCGGATGTGTTTGGCAACTATGTGATCCAAAAGCTGCTGGAGTACGGCACACGCGAGCAGGTGCGGACGCTGGGCGGCCAGCTCGAGGGCCATGTGCTCTCGCTCTcgctcggcacgtacggctgccgcgtcgtgcAAAAGGCGTttgagcgcgtcgacgaggaGCAAAAGAtccgcctcggccaggAGCTGCATCCGCACGTCTTGGACTGTGTGCGGGATCAAAATGCGAACCACGTGATCCAAAAAATCCTGGAGCAGGTGCCGAGTCCGCACCTCGACTTTATTGCCTCGGCGTTCCTGGGCCATGTGCCCGTGCTCGCGTCGCACTGCTACTCGTGccgtgtgctgcagcgcatctttgCGTACTGCAGCGAGGAACAGCGCCGGCCGCTCCTCGACGAGATGCACAaggacacgctgcgcctcaTGCAGGACCAGTACGGCAATTATGTCGTCCAGTGGGTCCTGCAGCAcggcgaggagcgcgaCCGCGTTGCGATTGTGGGCGTCGCCAAGTCGCACCTGCTTGCCCTCTCGCGCCACAAGTTTGCGTCGaacgtcgtcgagcatgtgaTCCAGGTCGCGCAGCCCGCCGACCTGGCtgacctgctcgaggaaCTGCTGGCCccgctgcgtgcctcggACGTCGAGGGCCTGCCGCTCCTCCTCGAGGGCACGGCCCCGCTCTGCATTGCGACGGTCATGATGCAGGACCAGTACGCGAACtatgtgctgcagcgcttcCTCCAGACGCTCCACGGCCACGaccgcgagcgcctggtCCAGACCATCCGGCCTGTGCTgtatgcgctgcgccagcgccaggcgctcATGGCTGCCCAGAGCAAtgcggcgtcgacgccgtACACGGGCAGCATTCGCATCCCCGGTGGCGGCCACATCGGGAACAAGCCCCTGCTGgccatcgagcgcctcatCGAGCAGGGCCCCTAA
- a CDS encoding TBC1 domain family member 15 — protein MTGGQAVLALPAAVHPTARTCDNVHGRVQIGTEGDAPQHARNMVVHFGVPDAPQHPCAFRVPLRDLRAIREHVPSAMRPIGFVELYAQSKHTLFFHTCPYDEHRRASSDWDGHRLVDALVPFADILASQQVPSLYLINPSAEERAKHQTPRFADDAIEAVLARRSPLPPAPTHSDTLAAWAKSTHMSVLTQLSHVMRGARDSGHAFLSHPIVRRAAPQLSASQAGPYMVSAQTDSTAPTSSDPLSVEFDAARVYLTKWARQVAQEGELNRMAEQAMLRDPDRDAESLLGTSYLPTLPQTDKLVPLTHAACTELLDSGAPAHDIAQRVFRHGLTPEARRLLWPYMLGALPLNSRREGRDAQDAEMQRTYDMWKQRWFGQPRPRAAEHEASQHRIWIDCLRADTKHDFFQHEPPLDIEAHVVASGWLRSRPQGAEHAQVNKHVFLLSEILWTFDVYAEHANDTKLPAIEGYVQGMSDLCSVCYVACSGDEARTFWTFVALMRMWGSHYVADQSGMRHELLLLQRLVAELCPRLYAYLQRIDGLNLFFCFRWLLVCFKREFVLDDVLRIWDAMWSARWSEAEHRGWPLCTHMHLFVALAILESHERLILRYLASFDEVLMFIHSLAFQMDATSVLRRAEALVYRLRSRVGQEPPVDEELRSMVLC, from the coding sequence ATGACAGGGGGTCaggccgtgctggcgctgccggcggcggtgcatccGACGGCTCGGACGTGCGACAATGTGCATGGCCGCGTGCAGATAGGCACAGAgggcgatgcgccgcagcatgCGAGGAACATGGTGGTGCACTTCGGCGTGCCGGACGCCCCACAGCATCCCTGTGCGTTTCGCGTGCCCCTGCGTGACTTGCGGGCGATTCGCGAGCATGTGCcctcggccatgcgccccATCGGATTCGTCGAGCTGTATGCCCAGAGCAAGCACacgctcttcttccacaCGTGCCCGTACGACGAACATCGCCGCGCGTCAAGTGACTGGGACGgccaccgcctcgtcgacgccctGGTCCCCTTTGCCGATATCCTCGCCAGCCAGCAGGTGCCGAGCCTGTACCTCATCAACCCCTCCGCGGAAGAGCGCGCGAAGCACCAGACCCCGCGCttcgccgacgacgcgatcgaggccgtgctcgcccgccgctcgccgctgccgcccgcCCCGACGCACTCGGACACCTTGGCCGCCTGGGCCAAGTCGACCCACATGTCCGTCCTCACGCAGCTCTCTCACGtcatgcgcggcgcccgcgATAGTGGCCATGCCTTCTTGTCGCATCCgatcgtgcgccgcgccgcaccCCAACTCTCCGCCTCGCAGGCGGGGCCCTACATGGTCAGTGCCCAGACAGACTCCACGGCTCCGACGTCGAGCGACCCCCTCTCGGTCGAATTtgatgctgcgcgcgtCTACCTCACGAAATGGGCgcgccaagtcgcccaGGAAGGCGAACTGAATcgcatggccgagcaggccaTGCTCCGTGATCCTGATCGCGATGCCGAGTCGCTGCTCGGCACCTCGTACCTTCCGACGCTGCCCCAGACCGACAAGCTCGTGCCCCTGACACACGCGGCGTGCACAGAGCTCCTCGATTCTGGTGCGCCAGCTCATGATatcgcgcagcgcgtctTCCGACACGGCCTCACTcccgaggcgcggcgcttACTGTGGCCCTacatgctcggcgcccTTCCTCTCAACTCCCGTCGTgagggccgcgacgcgcaggACGCCGAGATGCAGCGCACCTACGATATGTGGAAGCAGCGCTGGTTCGGCCAGCCAAGGCCCCGTGCCGCCGAGCACGAAGCGTCGCAGCACCGCATCTGGATCGACTGCCTCCGCGCCGATACCAAGCACGACTTTTtccagcacgagccgcCTCTCGATATCGAggcgcatgtcgtcgcCAGCGGCTGGCTCCGCTCACGACCCCAgggcgccgagcatgccCAGGTCAACAAGCACGTGTTCCTTCTCAGTGAGATTCTATGGACCTTTGACGTGTATGCCGAACATGCAAACGATACCAAACTACCTGCGATCGAGGGCTACGTCCAGGGCATGAGCGATTTGTGCTCCGTATGCTATGTGGCCTGCAGCGGTGATGAGGCACGCACGTTTTGGACGTTTGTGGCGCTCATGCGGATGTGGGGCAGCCACTACGTCGCTGACCAGTCGGGCAtgcggcacgagctcctcctgctgcagcgcctcgtggccGAACTGTGTCCGCGACTGTACGCCTATctccagcgcatcgacggaCTCAACCTGTTTTTCTGCTTTCGCTGGCTACTCGTGTGCTTCAAACGCGAGTTTGTGCTagacgacgtgctgcgcatctGGGATGCCATGTGGTCGGCCAGATGGAGTGAGGCCGAGCACCGCGGCTGGCCGCTGTGTACGCACATGCATCTGTtcgtggcgctggccaTCCTTGAgagccacgagcgcctcatACTCCGGTACCTGGCCTCGTTCGACGAAGTGCTCATGTTCATCCATTCGCTGGCGTTTCAAATGGATGCCACgagcgtgctgcgtcgcgccgaGGCACTCGTGTACCGCCTGCGGAGCCGCGTCGGCCAGGAGCCGCCTGTCGATGAAGAGCTCCGATCCATGGTCCTATGCTAA
- a CDS encoding 3-oxoacid CoA-transferase, producing the protein MFTAVRATLRPNAVASKRCFSSLSVQLKQAGGGKIMTPKAAIADIPVGAKVMVGGFGLCGVPRTLLDEVVKRPELKDLDVYSNNLGTPGRGVGLLAREGRVRSITGSFLGGNREFGDQFFRGEVQLNLCPQGTFAERIRAGAAGIPAFYTPTGYGTAVHKGELVLKYEKKDGEEAKPVLISKPRESRRFGNRDFILEEAIYGDYALIHARKADEAGNLIFHSTARNFNDPMARNARVTIAEVEEIVPVGSISSDEVHLPSIFVDRIVKAELPLEVEKVCLSKPEGDATELTKRDIIAKRAAAELSDGMYVNLGVGMPNLVPSYLSKDVDVYVHTENGLLGVGPYPSKEEDVHTDIINAGKESITERPDAAAFDAVASFDIVRGGHLDVTMLGALQVTANGDLANYMIPGKFATGMGGAMDLVSNPDNTRVIVLTEHVDKTGKPKVVQNTELPLTGVRCVSTIITDLAVFNVDREKGGLTLVELQPGVTLEEVKAKTGADFKVAL; encoded by the coding sequence ATGTTCAccgctgtgcgtgccacTCTTCGCCCCAATGCTGTTGCTAGCAAGCGATGCTTCTCGAGTCTGTCTGTACAGTTGAAGCAGGCCGGTGGTGGCAAGATCATGACACCTAAGGCCGCTATCGCCGACATCCCAGTCGGTGCCAAGGTCATGGTGGGTGGTTTTGGTCTCTGTGGTGTGCCTCGCACActgctggacgaggtcGTTAAGCGCCCTGAACTCAAAGACCTTGATGTGTACTCGAACAACCTCGGTACGCCTGGCCGTGGTGTCGGTCTCCTGGCTCGCGAGGGCCGAGTTCGCTCTATTACGGGCTCGTTCCTCGGTGGCAACCGCGAGTTCGGTGACCAGTTTTTCAGGGGCGAGGTGCAGCTCAATCTCTGCCCACAGGGCACATTTGCTGAGCGCATCCGCGCTGGTGCGGCTGGTATCCCTGCCTTCTACACGCCCACTGGTTACGGCACGGCCGTCCACAAGGGTGAGCTCGTACTCAAGTACGAAAAGAAGGATGGCGAGGAGGCGAAGCCCGTGCTCATTTCCAAGCCGCGTGAGTCGCGCCGCTTTGGCAACCGCGACTTTATTCTCGAGGAAGCCATCTACGGTGACTATGCTTTGATTCACGCTCGCAAGGCCGACGAGGCTGGCAACCTCATCTTCCACTCCACGGCGCGTAACTTCAATGACCCTATGGCACGCAACGCGCGTGTTACCATTGCTGAGGTGGAAGAGATTGTGCCGGTTGGCTCGATTTCCTCGGACGAAGTGCATCTGCCATCCATCTTTGTGGACCGCATCGTCAAGGCGGAGCTGCCTCTGGAGGTGGAGAAGGTGTGTCTCTCGAAGCCGGAGGGCGACGCCACAGAGCTCACGAAGCGCGACATCATTGCTAAGCGTGCTGCGGCTGAGCTAAGCGATGGTATGTATGTGAACCTCGGTGTCGGTATGCCCAACTTGGTGCCCTCCTACCTCTCCAAGGACGTGGATGTGTATGTGCATACTGAAAACGGTCTGCTTGGTGTGGGCCCGTACCCTTCGAAGGAAGAGGATGTGCACACGGACATCATCAACGCTGGCAAGGAATCGATCACCGAGCGCCctgacgctgctgcgttCGATGCTGTCGCCAGTTTCGACATCGTGCGTGGCGGTCACCTCGATGTGACGATGCTTGGTGCCCTCCAGGTCACGGCGAACGGTGACCTGGCCAACTACATGATCCCAGGCAAGTTCGCGACGGGTATGGGTGGTGCCATGGACCTCGTGTCGAACCCTGACAATACGCGTGTGATTGTGCTGACGGAGCACGTCGACAAGACGGGCAAGCCCAAGGTGGTGCAGAACACGGAACTCCCCTTGACAGGTGTGCGCTGTGTGAGCACGATCATCACAGACCTGGCTGTGTTCAACGTGGACCGTGAGAAGGGCGGTCTCACGCTCGTTGAGCTCCAGCCCGGTGTAACGCTCGAGGAGGTCAAGGCTAAGACGGGCGCCGATTTCAAGGTGGCGCTTTAA
- a CDS encoding metal transporter CNNM produces MQDPDIRGMPSCSISVHEKNETVHESSLSVSSDTLDTSLPTVQPSMHKSVASSKKAAFTFSPAVLLFMVITLFGFGMMAGTTVTSVAAPSIQNSLSWDLPFMPKRAVDHVQPPSTAFHVDFFERFTKREESLGGDSKEGKNMPKGKKVAFALLIPILVILSGIFAGLTLGYMSLDETQLQVLMAQGSRKERAYASKIAPVRQDGHLLLTTLLIANMITNETLPIIADPVLGGGIQAVIVSIVLVVIFAELIPQSVCSRYGLYMGAHMAMFTRVVMFILYPIAWPVSRILHYALGPHHGTIYRRVELKELVTMHEAAGGHGGDLKHDTVTIVGGALDMQEKVAKQAMTPIERVNMIPLTARLDYPTLDRIVRSGHSRIPVYQDLNVSRSESGAGTPNRGETVSSRISRSLGLTQQVALPEAPSIGDGAELERNPLADDSRALYSQPTTLEPKVHRKIVGALLVKQCVLLDPEDAVPVSEMLINALPTVPWDEPLLNVLNVFQEGRSHMAIVSPHSSYAAKATVPPKTKIPATLNASSELEKGTAAESTKEPKMRSLRSSHLQRLLHRLRGGKASDFDNPDHPISASSTLPPAKVVEQNLAPDAPLGIITLEDVLEELIGEEILDEYDSDGQSDTGSTSTWDIPMSENKTDRDSLEDRHDQRLTTSSATPSPLVFVKSPKASLVPPSTAMQALEGDDITLTKPMISSENI; encoded by the coding sequence ATGCAGGATCCTGATATACGTGGTATGCCATCATGTTCTATTTCTGTGCATGAAAAAAATGAAACTGTGCATGAATCTTCGTTAAGCGTATCCTCTGATACATTAGATACTTCATTACCTACCGTGCAGCCATCGATGCATAAGTCAGTGGCGTCGTCAAAGAAAGCGGCATTTACGTTCTCGCCCGCAGTCCTTCTTTTCATGGTGATCACTCTGTTTGGTTTTGGTATGATGGCTGGCACAACAGTCACATCTGTGGCGGCGCCATCGATCCAGAACTCTCTGAGTTGGGACCTCCCATTTATGCCAAAACGTGCTGTTGATCATGTACAGCCCCCTTCAACAGCTTTTCACGTCGACTTTTTCGAGCGCTTCACCAAGCGAGAAGAATCTCTAGGAGGTGACTCGAAAGAAGGCAAGAATATGCCTAAAGGTAAGAAAGTGGCGTTTGCCCTGCTGATCCCGATTCTTGTCATCTTATCTGGCATTTTTGCGGGTCTTACGCTGGGCTACATGTCACTTGATGAGACGCAATTGCAGGTACTTATGGCACAAGGAAGCCGAAAAGAGCGCGCGTATGCCAGCAAGATTGCCCCTGTTCGTCAGGATGGTCACTTGCTTCTTACGACGCTGCTGATTGCGAACATGATCACGAATGAAACGCTGCCGATTATTGCAGATCCTGTGCTGGGAGGTGGTATCCAGGCGGTGATTGTGTCCATCGTACTTGTGGTTATCTTTGCCGAGCTCATTCCCCAAAGTGTCTGCTCGCGATATGGCCTCTACATGGGTGCTCATATGGCCATGTTCACTCGTGTTGTTATGTTTATACTGTATCCTATTGCCTGGCCAGTGTCGCGCATTTTGCACTATGCGCTAGGACCACACCATGGTACAATCTACCGCCGCGTCGAGCTCAAAGAGTTGGTCACGATGCATGAAGCTGCTGGTGGTCATGGTGGTGATCTGAAGCATGATACCGTTACGATTGTTGGAGGTGCTCTGGACATGCAAGAAAAAGTTGCAAAGCAAGCCATGACGCCTATTGAGAGGGTCAATATGATTCCACTTACGGCGCGCCTTGACTATCCCACGTTGGATCGCATTGTTCGGTCCGGTCATTCCCGAATTCCCGTGTATCAAGATTTGAATGTGTCGAGGAGTGAGTCTGGTGCGGGCACACCAAACCGAGGAGAAACGGTATCATCGCGCATAAGCCGTTCTCTTGGTCTGACACAACAGGTGGCTTTGCCTGAAGCACCAAGCATCGGTGACGGCGCGGAGCTGGAACGCAATCCACTCGCAGATGATTCGCGGGCACTGTACTCACAACCAACGACCCTTGAGCCGAAGGTGCACCGAAAGATTGTCGGTGCTCTGTTGGTGAAGCAGTGTGTGCTACTCGACCCTGAGGATGCTGTGCCTGTAAGTGAAATGCTGATCAATGCGCTACCGACGGTGCCCTGGGATGAGCCTCTGCTGAATGTACTCAATGTGTTCCAGGAAGGCCGTTCCCATATGGCGATTGTGTCGCCGCACTCGTCGTACGCGGCCAAAGCTACTGTACCGCCAAAGACCAAAATTCCTGCCACGCTCAATGCATCGTCTGAACTCGAAAAGGGCACAGCAGCAGAGTCAACCAAAGAGCCCAAGATGAGGAGTCTGCGTTCGTCGCATCTCCAGCGTCTGCTGCATCGGCTGCGGGGTGGCAAAGCCAGTGACTTTGACAACCCGGATCATCCGATCAGTGCGAGTAGCACACTGCCTCCAGCGAAAGTAGTGGAGCAGAATCTTGCGCCGGATGCACCACTGGGTATCATTACGCTGGAAGATGTCCTCGAAGAGCTCATCGGTGAAGAGATTTTGGATGAATACGACTCGGACGGCCAGTCGGACACTGGatcgacgtcgacatggGATATACCCATGAGTGAGAACAAAACGGATAGGGACAGCTTGGAAGACCGGCACGATCAGCGCTTGACGACTTCTTCGGCAACGCCGTCGCCATTGGTCTTCGTCAAGTCACCTAAGGCttcgctcgtgccgccaTCCACGGCCATGCAAGCTTTGGAGGGTGACGACATCACACTCACGAAACCCATGATCTCGTCAGAAAATATATAA
- a CDS encoding DnaJ subfamily A member 2 has protein sequence MVKETKLYDLLGVSPEASQAELKKSYRKKALALHPDKGGDPELFKEVTAAYEVLADESKREMYDRFGEEGLSEGMMGGGMDPQDLFSQLFGGAGGFFGGGGRPRGPRKGKDLVHRVKATLEDLYNGKLTKLALQKHVLCNKCGGRGGKEGAVKSCNTCNGQGIKVVLRQLGPMVQQMQQTCPDCHGAGEQINPKDRCTQCNGKKITQERKVLEVRIDKGMEDGQQITFKEEADQAPNTIPGDVIIVVDEQPHPRFKRKMNDLFVNVEVDLLTALAGGRVSIPHLDDHALSVEIPRGEIVRPGDMKVLRGQGMPSYRHHEMGDLYVNLSVKFPDSLSEEQLQALEKALPARPAPAALSKDLDVEDVVMDSIDEHEAHRARTGPATTGEMEDDEAGGPQVQCAQG, from the exons ATGGTTAA GGAGACGAAA CTATACGATCTCTTGGGTGTGTCGCCTGAGGCTTCCCAGGCTGAGCTGAAGAAGTCTTACCGGAAGAAGGCACTGGCACTGCACCCTGACAAGGGTGGTGATCCTGAGCTGTTCAAGGAAGTGACCGCGGCTTATGAGGTATTGGCAGATGAGAGCAAGCGTGAAATGTACGACCGCTTCGGTGAGGAGGGTCTGAGCGAAGGCATGATGGGTGGCGGTATGGACCCACAAGACCTGTTTTCTCAGCTCTTCGGCGGAGCTGGCGGATTCTtcggtggtggcggccgtCCGCGTGGTCCGAGGAAGGGCAAGGATCTTGTGCACCGTGTCAAGGCTACGCTCGAGGATCTATACAACGGCAAGCTGACGAAGCTTGCGCTTCAAAAGCATGTGCTATGCAACAAGTGTGGGGGCCGCGGTGGTAAGGAAGGTGCCGTGAAGTCGTGTAACACTTGCAATGGCCAGGGTATCAAGGTGGTGCTACGCCAGCTGGGACCTATGGTGCAGCAAATGCAACAAACATGTCCAGACTGCCACGGTGCAGGTGAACAGATCAATCCCAAAGACCGCTGTACGCAATGCAACGGTAAAAAGATCACGCaggagcgcaaggtgcTTGAAGTACGCATCGACAAGGGTATGGAAGATGGTCAGCAGATCACATTTAAGGAAGAGGCCGATCAAGCACCGAACACGATTCCCGGTGACGTCATCATAGTTGTTGACGAACAGCCACACCCTCGATTCAAGCGTAAAATGAACGACCTGTTTGTGAACGTTGAAGTCGACTTACTTACTGCGCTGGCTGGCGGTCGCGTGAGCATTCCTCACTTGGACGATCACGCGCTGTCCGTCGAGATCCCTCGTGGTGAGATTGTACGACCCGGTGACATGAAGGTGCTGCGTGGCCAGGGTATGCCTTCGTATCGCCACCACGAAATGGGTGACCTGTACGTGAACTTGAGCGTCAAATTCCCAGACAGCCTGAGTGAAGAACAGCTCCAGGCGCTTGAAAAGGCCTTGCCAGCTCGCcctgcaccagctgcaCTGTCCAAGGACCTGGATGTCGAAGATGTGGTTATGGACTCGATTGATGAGCATGAGGCACACCGTGCACGCACGGGCCCTGCTACAACCGGCGAGATggaagatgacgaggcTGGAGGTCCTCAAGTGCAGTGTGCTCAGGGCTAA
- a CDS encoding mitochondrial 54S ribosomal protein YmL38 YmL34, which yields MLGLKSTMSIIDNSGGLVAECIRVMRYKSSMGLGRVGDEVVVVVQKAKPIPANQVSSASSNALKVRRGDVRHAVIVRTKKESQRPDGRVVKFDDNACVLLNNRKEPLGSRVNGVVSSELRERGWGKILSLASKVV from the coding sequence ATGCTGGGGCTCAAGTCAACGATGTCGATTATCGACAACTCAGGGGGCCTCGTGGCTGAATGCATTCGGGTCATGAGGTACAAGAGCTCGATGGGACTGGGTCGTGTCGGTGATGAAGTCGTGGTAGTCGTCCAAAAGGCCAAGCCGATCCCTGCAAATCAAGTGTCCAGCGCGTCATCGAATGCTCTCAAAGTTCGCCGTGGCGATGTGCGCCACGCAGTCATCGTGCGCACAAAAAAGGAATCACAGCGGCCCGACGGTCGTGTTGTCAAATTCGACGACAACGCATGTGTTTTGCTGAACAACCGCAAAGAGCCACTTGGCTCGCGCGTTAACGGCGTCGTCTCgagcgagctgcgcgagcgcggctgGGGCAAGATTCTCAGTCTGGCATCTAAAGTCGTCTAG